ATGGAACACATCACACAAATAATTAAGCCGATCTGATACAAAgatcacactctaatctatgcttccaaatactaataaatgttactaaaattaGAACTATTTACTTTATCTGTTGATTACGATaactatgaaattaaatttgattggATGTCGTGAAAGAGGCCCTTAATGACGTAAAGAGATGAGCACAGCGACATTAAAGCGAAAAAAAACCTCGGTGTCGTAGttggggcaaagtgatattgtgttttctactcagtatcagcccggagtatggaatttatgcccgatatggcgataggctcgccccctatcacatcataggatcATACACAACAGAAAGTGCGTGCATCACTGTCTATCCCTCCAATAAATAAATGGCGTCTGAGTGAAAAATAAGCCGAAAGTCATACGTCATGATATTTTTCGTCATCGGCTTTGATGCATGCTTAGACCGGTCAGCGAATGAATTAGGCCTAGAATGTTTATAGTCTTATTGTTCTTTTAGAGATGCCTCATGCAGCCGAGGATGGGTTCGTGTTGTGGTCCAAACAGTATTTGCCTTAATCACCGTTACCAGCTTCATTCTGATTGTCATGATGGCTATGCAGAACAACTCCCTCAACCCAATAACCAGACCAACACCAACGACTTCACGATGCCATATCAATATCTGTCAAGTAATTTGCAATGAAGCGCCATATTTTGGTTTGCACGAGAATGAAATCATTTTTGCTGTTGTGGTAAGATTTaaaactatgatttttttaataataataaatctttagttGGAATAATAATACAggtttttttaaaacacaatgttcgataatatttacattaattggGTAACTGTGTCGCAGATATTAACGCCCATCTCCGTAAAGTCGACAGTTGTATTCCACAATGTAAAAACTTATAACACAAAGAAAACTTTCTATAGGtacttaaatcaaaacaaacaaaaaatgtgcGTGTAAGtgtgttttttaattacttttataatatatcagtTGGGTGAACCTCATGAGGGAAATATGAAATTTGTGTGACCACTAGGTATGCTGGGTACTTCTTTTGCAATTCGGTTGATCTAGAGTAGCTCGGTAGATATCATGCACTATAAAGGAAATTATTGAGTTTTTTGTtaggtaatgtaaaatttaaaaatatttgtatatctttaaaaaatatcataaagactatagtatattttaactattaataatatcatattatgcaTTAACTCATTTTTAAGTAGCAAATCAACcatcaaaataattaacaaaacattgttGCAGACCGCTGATGCGACGTGCGAAAGAATTAGTTTAACATTAAACAACCCCAGTTTCATTAATTCTGTACTGCCGGCTAACTGGCTATTCGGTATGAGAGCAAGTCATATACATGAACTTTTGATACACGGAGGAAACTTGAAGTATATCACACCTGGAGCCTTTACTGGCCATTTCGCCGGGTCCATACACAACCTCATTCTTAAGGATATTACTATAGAATCCATTTGTGATAATAGTTTTATCGGTCTCTTCAACTTGGAAAACCTTTATATTAAAGACAGTAAAATAATTCGCATTGAAGACGATGCCTTGAGACCAGTAGATGGAACATTACAGTCCTTAACTGTGACGCGGAGTAATCATTGGAATCCTGTAAATGTAACAGGAACAACAGATTTTTCCACTCTTACTATAGTCGACTTATCTTATAATGATTTCGGAGATATTTTTAAGTAGCAGCAGTTTCGCTGGACTTGAACGTTGtaaagttttgtatttaaattcgtGCAAGATTACTACACTTGGCCCTGGAACCTTCGATCATTTGCTTAATATAGATATCATTTACCTAAATGATAATCTCCTTGTGACTATTCCACCTGGAGTGTTTAACAAAATTACGTCGGTAATTCCGAAGCCTCGGATTAATTTGCAAAACAACTTCTGGCACTGTGATTGTTCTTCTGAAGATTTGAGATTTTTGATAAGAAATAAATTCCTTTATGTCGAACCGTTGTGCTATGACCCAGTGAATTTACAAAACGAAACTTTCACGGactttgaaaattattgtaacaCTATTGCAGTGAATAATTTCAAAACGGATAAAGGTTGCAATGCCAATTCAGTACATTTAAAAGACAATGTATACATAAACGGAACTTGTCACGGGGATGGTATGCCTTCTGTTAATACATCTTTTAGACTATTTTCTCCAGTATTATCTCACAAATGTCCAAAACATGTCATGGATGATATTAACGTAATGAAGTTTATATCGGAAATGCCTAGCGAAGAAACTACAACGCAAAATGAATGGcttaaattgaattttttcttACGAACTGATAGGTACTCCGTAGTTAAAATGGATACTTTTGAAACCCACGGCTATGGACTCTTGTGGTATCAATCCACTTGTCCTGAAGAAATATATTGTCTAAACATTTTACCTTCGTACTTAATAGTCTACAACATTGACTTAAGCGCACGCTACACATTCTGTCCTGTAGAAATAAATACTAGCCTTGTCAAAGTCTACAGCTGTATCCACTACGACACTTctaactttaaaataagttttcaaCATAACATTGTACAAATTCTATTGTATTTATCTACTGGATTAATATCTCTAATTTTAGGAGCGCTATGCGTATACGGACTTATTCGTAAAAACCCCTCACTTCTAAGAGGGAGTAAAAGGATTCTATTTGTAAAGCATAAAACCGTCGATGCATTAGTTTTGCCGCCGAAAATTCCACTGAGGAATACTTTGATAAATGTAACTCCGCCGAAAGATGATGCgaggaatatatttattgtttcaaatgATAAACGCCATCCAAGCAAATTTAGTACAATCAAATCAGTTAAGAGTGACAATAGTAATGCTCCAAGTTATATATCGGCTTTGCAACCGACGGACGATCAACTTGCGGAATGGCGCATTCGTCATCATTTTAACAACGACTTAACTCTCTCGTCGGCTTCTGATATATCACATTTTTCGTGGCTTTATAATGGAGATTCCTTATATTATAGCTTAGAATCGGATTCTGACAAAACCTATgaaagtttgaaataaattgtttgagGTTTTATccttcttaaaattatgtatctttttattaattagcggtataattctatttttgtaacgcccatataataaattaaataagataatattattataatctataatttatagcagatagttttagtttttatttacttataatgttAATCATACTTTAAGTAAATGTACCaagcttaatataatatttattcgatTTTATAAAACCAGTGGATTTACATAACaatcgtaaaaatttacaaagtcaacttcattttatttcttcttttcaTACCATAATTTTCAATACTGCacatatgcatttttttaaattttatcggAGTAATCTACATTatcaaacaacatttttttaattatggtcTCAGaatgtcatattttaatatcacaaatttattttttatccaattttttaaaaactctTAGTGAATAACAAATCAAGCGCATATTTGAGGTGAAGTAACCAACGACTTTACATTGTATTCGACAACACTCGTGTATCAAAAGATTTACATCACATAAAAATGCCACATCTCCGTTTTGTTAATCTCCATACATTTatcgatataatttattatatcaatgtGTGATATGAGCTAGATGTTCAGAAGCTCGTCCAAATTTGTCACACCTCTCGTCATGAATCAGTCGCTTACAGCTGTTTTAGTGTTAGACGACGCGACGACCATTGTCTTTCTATTGGACGTCTGTTCTATTTTGGTACGCGTTAAAATCGACTGTAGGCCTAGAGAAAATCAATTAACTCATCTAGTTTAATTTGAGCGTGGTAATGTTTAAATCTTGTTCTGTGAATTCTTCATCGAATAGTTTTTTTCTAATCAACTTTGTAATCGTGTGTCAAGGTTAGATTGTTTGAATAGTACgcatatttactatttaaatgtaGACAAAAGTGTAAAGGATGACGTCACAAGAACTGTATCAgagattaaataatttaaaccagaaaaaaataaattgtatctaAGAGGGtgttgaagattttttttgatCTGGATTTTAAGTGTGAATTTATTGTCTTTTACCTAGTTTTTTAAgtatacacaatatattattatgctaaGTAGATAGGTTCATAATATatatgctttatttatattttaaatcatagtaattattttttatgtagctTGTTAAGTTGTGTActgattttagatttttatggaCCTTATATTGTGTCAAATtgcagtaatttaatttatttgataggtACTATACAATGATGCTAtactattgaattataattctGTGTTGTACTTTAgtatagttatataattaatgtagattatattttgtatttctatacCATAAATAGATAACTTAttaatagcaattttttttattaatttggcaATCTCCACATTGagtaaaacttttaataattatcaaagaaaaatagtatgacaatttacttttttacgTTCTCTATTTTAAGACTTTACTGAATAACTACAATTTCAATAAGAAagcttatgttattttaattattgatgtaAGAAATTAGGACAAAAGCAATAACATTATACATACAAGAGTCACTTAAACGATTGTAGAAGCATTAATGAGGCATCACATGATGGGAGaaaagaaatacataatttcTAAGACGGACACGAGAGGAACATTCCCATTTAATAGTGGGAGAAGAACGAAACTTATCATTTTAATCCCTAAAAATTTACACGTTATCAACCTAAAAATCGTACCCAGGGTCTTATTTTACAGCCATTCTATATGGAGAGGacacaaatgaaataaattataatcgatacTTCAAATagaaatctttttataaataacacaatCGATAATAGTCAGAAACGGGCTACAATAATATTGGCAGCCCCTGTTGTTCCGGTGACGAACTGACGGTGAAACAATGCACTTGGCAGTGACATTGTTAACGTTGGCAGTCTACGGCTCTCGTCTGTCTGTGATAAGGGATTGGTATCATTGACCTTGATTCTGTGAAGGTCAGAATCAGATGAGGTTGCTTTCAAACAGGATGTATAACTTAATTGATGTGATGTTCCAAATTGTAAATCAGGAAGTAAGACAATGATAACGCCTGATTATAAAGCGTAAAAACTGGTTATTTGCGTCACCAGATTCATAGAAAgtgttgtatataataataaaatccgcctagtacatatatatcttcccactgctgggtacgggtcACCTCTACTGGCtgcacgctggcttagtgcgaattggtagacttcacacaccctcaaattcctatagagaacttctcaggtatgcaggtttcctcaagatgttttccttcaccgttaaagcaagtgatgattcacaaagaatacatacattattataaaaaagtcagaggtgtgtgcccttgggcttTGGAAGTGTTGTATACTAAAACATTATCAGAAGTGCGTAACTAAGGTTAGAACCACACAGAGTCATTAAAATTGACTCTTCagttttttgaaaattgtacCTGTAGGTACGTAAGTAAGAGTTGAACATTGGaactttttgtttgaaattaatcaaaaagCCTATGCATTTTGTCTTATATAGTCTCAGTTGTATTGGTAAAAAttttctaccttatcagaataAAATGTTACAAGTATAATGAGGTAAAGTTATTCTTATTGcttattgattaaatattacatatattgtCTCTTTAAAGTGTAAAATCTAATGTTAAGCGCAGTAATTTTCAAGAAAATGTCGATCAGCAACGTTTGTTGCATGTCTCGCAAAATAATGCTGGCCTGCTTATTTCTTCATAATTGAGGAATTTTGTcgtttttattatcattatcttctattatctattatattatatatatccttttttattttgatttataaaaaaaaaaaaaaaaaaattggcccaTGTATCCTAGCATAATCATAAAGTTCCTATTCGTCATATTTAATGGTACAAAACAATATTGGTGAAGTTTAGTTTACGCGTGTGTTTCCTGGGaaacatccaaaaatacattgtaataacTGTTCACATTTGTTACAAAGTTGTATGAACACCTGAATCTCTATgactttaaatttgttttattaggtACGAGTCGTAAAGTAAAACTAGTGGagactgtaaaatatattttatgtgacaCCAGATTCGCTTGCCATTTTGTTCGATTATTTGTATTCGCGATTTGTAAAGaagtaattttctttaaattcttGTTCCAAAATATGATAATGGAGATGGAGTATTCATGTTTTTTATTGAGCAGTGCctactttattttcttattgcttTTGAAGGCAGACTAGCTAATatcccacctgatggtaatttaCTGTTTTCCGTAGACGTCAGCAATTTCAAGGGCACAGCTGTACTGTTGCCgagcgtaaaaatattttttaaaccttatttaaaaaaggataaGTCATAGCACCGAAGAAACACCgtaccataattattataatcaaataattgaaataccttgattaattattatgacgtaatttgaaaaaaatgacgtaatttgaagcggcgatagcctagttggttgtggaacggactgccgagacgaatgtccgcaggttcaaatcccaagggcacacacctctgatttttctaataaattaagtgtgtattctttgtgaattatcgcttgctttaacggtgaaggaaaacatcgtgaggaaacctgcatacctgagaagttctctataggaatttcgagggtgtgtgaagtctaccaatccgcactaggccagcgtggtggactaaggcctaatccctctcagtagtagaggaggcccgtgctcagcagtgggcaagtatataatatagggctgatattattatatttaatttgaaaaagatGACAATGGATTATATTGTTAATCTAATACTGATAGATCTAGGCAGCAAGATGGGGGCGATGaagtacttttatatttcgGCCTGAAGGATATATCTAATACAGTAGGGTCCTTTTTTGTTAACACGGGGCAAACTGCCCACCACTGTCAAAACCTACTGGCCCGCTTAGAGAGCTATGAGGACGTCTCGCCGATGTCAGTGGAGTTGAAGAACACAGTGCAGTGGCATGAAGTATATCATAAGAttgatacttatttaaatttttaagtaagcTAAAAACAAGCTCTACGTCTGCATATACAGGATGGATTTTTAAAATGGGCAAGCAAGGTCAGGCTTCAGTGATTTGTACTGAAGATACAAGTCATTAAAGGCTATCCATTACGCTATTTTTGCAAGCTATCTAAACGCTTAAGATAGGTTGCAAAAATTCCGCCTGTATCGTAACAACCTTGTCTTCTCTTCTTTCAGTACCATAATAGACATAAACAAGTGCCTTTctctattaatattaagtatttaaaccttattttgtTCTACATAACTAGGAAATTAAGCTTTATTTTGCATGTATTCTTAAGCCTCTTACATTCCTAATTAATTACCTACTGCAGTATAGTTAGGAGAGCTTTccagtttgttttgttttgcgctcgctatgtttatggttattaaaataatttactcgcAACGTTTGTGGAGTTAGTTAATTCTTTAAGGCTAAAGAGAGAGGATATAAAGAATAAATGACTTCCAAAGCAATATGGAAAACATTTTTGGTCTCTTTATTTAGATACCTAGTTAGGTACCTTTAAGTTTGATaactgcttcggtggcatagttggGTGTAATTAATTCCCGgggcgggcaaagtgatattaggatTTTCTTCTCAGTACCAGCCTAAAGTCAgaaatttgtgtctgatatggcgataggctcgcctctgtcacatcattaaataaaatgaactcgGTGGGAACTTTTTTTACGAGTTGCTTCTCTACCTACTCCTTCaggtataaaaggcgtgagtgaaTTTGTGCgtaagtttcataatattttgattcatACAAACATGAGAGAACATGAGTGTATATCTTTACTATtccttattaataatgtaacccttttttttacatataaaacgaaACTAACAGCCCTAAACGTATTCTGAAGAAGAAAACGTGTTAGGGTAACGAAGCATGAACCTAGACCCGATAAAGCGGTGACGCGCAATCCTGGCTGCAAATGGCTGAAGATAGGGTCCAGTTGTCGGTTATTGAATATTACGCTATAGTCGCAGGAGGGTaagtaccaaacaatattgtCAGTTTATTGACGACTAAAGTAAGTACGTGATGTAGAAAGTAGCTTATgaccttctcagggtcttatgttaactccataccaaatttcatcgaaatctgttgtaTAGTTTTcgaatttatcgcgttcagacaagcAGATGCGGTggggactttcttttataatttattttttagaactttttaagaatcggtcatacatgattgttgcgtaactttaaccgtttatgaaGCGCACGCAACGTAAcctttcaaaaggaataaatgaAGCCACCAAAGCTATCAAATCCGCAATTATAAGGAGATTTAAGTCGTTTTATTAGTCTCTGGGCAAATGCTCGAAAAATAACTTCACGCCCATGCTACATACTAATTATTGTCAGTTACAATATATCCAGCTATCAGGacataaaataggtatttaacTATCAAGGAAATATTGATCGTGGCTATTTAATATCAGTTCTCACAAGGACTTTACAATTTTCGTTACTCAAGGGCATGGGACAAAAAACATCTGTCGATAGGAACTGGGGTGGATTatgataatatacttaaatgaaATGACACTTATTAGTATATGAATACGACTTATTTTATAAGCTACTAGGTGTAGGtcgcggattcgcccgcgtgaagtgcCCTTTCTGTTACAAAAGTCCCAAAATCACTCAAGAAATATGAaggacaccagcgccatctatttacaaaaaaaaagcaaaCTGTGGGGATAAAAGAATCCTGTGTTAATCGAAGACATGCTTCATTCATGCCAAAtattatcgaaatccgttcagtttttCCTACTtaaacttctaacaaacatccaaaagttttcataaactttcgcatttataataaaagaaaaaattaagacatATAATTTGTGTTCCgtacaatgattttttattttggatgttGGAATTAGTTCCAATCACGTGAAAGATCggcgttaaaaaaaaatccaaacccAATTTGCTAACATGGGGACTGAGCCAGGAATGGTATTTTACAATGTACTACAAACCATTTTTGTTAGGGTTTCTTTTTGCTCGTATGGAACATATTCATCTGTTCTAAAATGCGTACCACATAGGTTCAAATCAGTTTTCACTACCCGAATGACATCACGTGATGAATAACTGATATTCAATACGAGGCCTTTGATATGCAACCGCCTCACTAAATTTTAATATCCCTGTATACAAACTTAGTGATTTGCGGTACACACATGTATTAATTAGTAATATACTAATTACTTTTCAATCAGTGTAATAGCTGATACATGTATCTTCGGTAGAATGAGTTTCACaatgaataaattaacataGTATATCATTAAGCTtgtgtctttttttatacgtgcatgacaaaagaccccactgtacctgattgtaagtggagcggggtccaatagaatgtcggctgacgaaagatgattatccttcgTCAGTCGAcgaaattatgccggcctgttggaacggtATATATagtatacacagggtgatctcGGAACGCagcacacttacgtaggccactatggcagaTTTAACAACTTATGgcggtcgctattcgggcgaatATCAAATACCTACCTCCAGCAAAAAGAATTCTTCTAAAAGGAAAGCAGAGACGTAACTCGTCCTTCCACAGTTTTTAGTTCATTCTTGTCCTATGGCTACGGACGGTCACGTAGTTTCTAGCTGGTGTGGGTATAAACATATGAGAAACTACTTTTGATCCCGGGCAATTGTCTTGTAAATGTGCATGTTTTGCAAGTATagagaaacaaatataatatttcgtcTTCgtaatagatagatagataaaaaagtttatttaggctATAATTAACACACAACATAACTTAAGATATAACATAGACAATAGACAATTAAATACAtatccatttttgagatattgCAGCCGCAAACGGGTCCCAGCTCAGCAATATGCTTTGCTCCAAGGAGCAAAACGCTGGTAATTCAATTAATAGAACCAGGGCCCTTACGGTTCCCATCATAAATACGCTTTTCCTACACCAACGAGGtgcaaaaatcaataatttaaaatttacaattcagTATTCAAATCACAAAATTGCTTTATGGCATTCTATATTCGACAGTAAGTTCGTACTTTAAAATGTGAAGGATAATAAATTGatatgaaaaacaaattatatcaaGAGCCGTTTTTATTTCCACGAATCGATCAGAGGAAAATGTTTGGATAAGTACGAAGGACGTCTGTCTGTGTAATAATTATGTCGCACTTTATTTGCCGAGCTATTGACATTTTGTCACATTTCGTGTTAATAAAAACGttctacttttttaaacatCCGATAAACGAAAACGTCGAAATTGAGGACTGTTTGTTGATTAAAAGAATTTGGAAAGAGATAGATAAATTtccaaatatatgtattttcctttattttttttatgcgtcTAAAacaacctgtaaaatgttaatgtCTGTATGGTCATTTTTATCTGGATGCttaattttccaaaattttatCAGATTATATctgcatttaaagattattataaaaaatcgatatactttataccaaaaaaaacaCATGATTGTTTGTAGTCTAAAATCTCTTTTTGTAGTCACTGACCACATATCACGAGAGCTGGGGGAGGGAGTTAAAAGTCACTAAAAAACATCACGTGATTAACGGACGACCCTAAGGTGAAGGGTCCCTTTTACATCTCCGCTTTGATGgaagtataggtaaatagggtattttttgactctcttacctatacggctaaCGAAGCTGTCTTTTGAAAAGAACACTCGTAAATGCAAAAGGACGGATTTGCCTCTACAGATGGAATAGGTCCCTtaccttatatattttttgtattatatagcCAGTAATATAGGCCTTATCAATATTTATGTCCTAGTATAACGGGGGATATGATCACATAATTCGGCAACACAAAACACGACATTTTAAATTACCGTGTTAATCTCCACACTGTCCTGTAAATTGACGTTCTT
This genomic window from Manduca sexta isolate Smith_Timp_Sample1 chromosome 17, JHU_Msex_v1.0, whole genome shotgun sequence contains:
- the LOC115442354 gene encoding uncharacterized protein LOC115442354 codes for the protein MQITRLNFGGKTRALTSAARDASCSRGWVRVVVQTVFALITVTSFILIVMMAMQNNSLNPITRPTPTTSRCHINICQVICNEAPYFGLHENEIIFAVVTADATCERISLTLNNPSFINSVLPANWLFGMRASHIHELLIHGGNLKYITPGAFTGHFAGSIHNLILKDITIESICDNSFIGLFNLENLYIKDSKIIRIEDDALRPVDGTLQSLTVTRSNHWNPVNVTGTTDFSTLTIVDLSYNDFGDIFK